The following are encoded together in the Lathyrus oleraceus cultivar Zhongwan6 chromosome 3, CAAS_Psat_ZW6_1.0, whole genome shotgun sequence genome:
- the LOC127129364 gene encoding classical arabinogalactan protein 11, with translation MASKTFVLALIFVAVVGVTMAAEAPASSPKSSPAPSSSKESTPVAPVAATPQVSPAPPTVSDSPAASPADDDQPIDFGAPAPGPANEFAEEEPAAAEEDAEPATPANGASSLKVSAAVAVVAAGFFF, from the coding sequence ATGGCCAGTAAGACATTCGTTCTCGCACTCATCTTTGTAGCCGTTGTTGGCGTGACTATGGCCGCTGAAGCCCCGGCTTCATCACCCAAGTCATCACCAGCTCCATCTTCATCAAAAGAATCTACACCCGTAGCACCTGTAGCAGCAACACCACAAGTGTCACCGGCTCCTCCCACCGTATCTGATTCTCCTGCTGCTTCCCCAGCTGATGATGATCAACCCATTGATTTTGGTGCTCCTGCGCCCGGCCCTGCCAATGAGTTTGCTGAAGAGGAGCCTGCAGCTGCCGAAGAAGATGCTGAACCCGCAACCCCCGCCAATGGAGCTTCTTCTCTTAAAGTATCGGCTGCTGTTGCCGTTGTTGCAGCTGGCTTCTTTTTTTAA
- the LOC127131575 gene encoding uncharacterized protein LOC127131575 codes for MACTDAQEVFYDPHMLLEEAEYWWTNSRQRREVSGIEITWVVFETAFLEKYFSSDVHSKKEIEFLGLTQGNMTVTDYAAKFEELSRFCLHYNEIRAKESNKCRIKDSRARSVYYKSTNDKKSGSQNHVKSYVIPDSKDKKKTQQKSQSGGGAPTSLRCYKYDEFGHRISEYPSVTKNCFKCKKPGRRAAKCRSTNEFNRAKDDVVIGDDIILIP; via the exons ATGGCTTGCACAGATGCTCAGGAGGTGTTTTACGATCCTCATATGCTACTAGAGGAGGCTGAGTATTGGTGGACTAACTCACGTCAGAGAAGGGAAGTTAGTGGTATTGAGATTACTTGGGTAGTGTTCGAGACCGCATTTTTGGAGAAATATTTTTCTTCTGATGTGCATAGCAAGAAAGAGATTGAATTTCTGGGACTGACACAAGGAAATATGACTGTGACGGACTATGCTGCGAAGTTTGAGGAGTTATCCAGATTTTGTCTTCATTACAATGAGATAAGGGCTAAAGAATCCAA CAAATGTCGTATCAAGGATAGTCGTGCGAGATCTGTTTATTACAAGAGTACCAATGATAAGAAAAGTGGTAGTCAGAATCACGTGAAATCTTACGTTATTCCGGATAGTAAGGATAAGAAGAAAACTCAGCAGAAGAGTCAAAGTGGGGGAGGAGCTCCTACTTCTCTGAGATGCTACAAGTACGATGAGTTTGGGCACCGAATTTCTGAGTATCCGAGTGTTACTAAGAATTGCTTCAAATGTAAGAAACCAGGTCGTCGAGCTGCCAAGTGTAGAAGTACTAATGAATTCAATCGAGCTAAAGATGATGTCGTAATTGGAGATGATATTATACTTATCCCGTAA